A genome region from Arachis duranensis cultivar V14167 chromosome 8, aradu.V14167.gnm2.J7QH, whole genome shotgun sequence includes the following:
- the LOC107461162 gene encoding pumilio homolog 15, translated as MSSQTSAAFLDDELSGASSLSSFPFSQPPNSPYQPNQNPYEIQTLDDAFDRLSVSPFSFNNLPPSLPFDHRDGFNAVTKTEPFDRRGHQHLQSSNLVGQIQETHGGSINNTRAAANAALVTPENNPPEGHDGDAGNSNGIWPGSSNRTIGASSRSYSSSMNDFFPSGYSSRGFPSMPFSNGAVDQFHQRNSGVGGGSSLPVAAGLNNINNNNNSVGGRSYLFHDLRGKVVMMAKDQNGSRILRQKLERLTPQEVSLAFLEMINHFAELMVDPCGSKVVLDILKLIREQQRTLIIMMITKVNLQLVEICLNPHGSCTVEKLLEHVTNQEQRALIVRGLRPGAVSLATDTHGHRVLMYCLKHFSHEESKYLLSELANHLFGIATDKTGCCVIQECVKYAHGQLKLQLIAEIILNAQQLSEDSYGNYVVQHLLGLQIPAVTESLMRQLEGSFFYLSCNKYGSNVVEKFFQCSEEQNAARITVELLCHPNVAMLLVDPYGNYVIQSALVMSKDPIRSSILLLIQQNYPMMRSNVYGQKILERFDRGKIRAHNKHHNYE; from the exons ATGTCGAGTCAAACTTCCGCTGCTTTTCTCGACGACGAACTTTCTGGAGCCTCGTCGCTGTCGTCGTTCCCGTTTTCTCAGCCACCGAACTCCCCTTATCAGCCGAACCAAAACCCCTATGAAATTCAAACCCTAGACGACGCTTTTGATCGTCTTTCTGTCTCCCCTTTCAGCTTCAACAATCTCCCGCCATCTCTTCCTTTCGATCATCGCGATGGTTTCAACGCCGTTACAAAAACCGAGCCTTTTGATCGCCGTGGCCATCAACACCTTCAAAGCTCCAATCTTGTGGGCCAAATTCAAGAGACACATGGCGGCTCCATCAACAACACGAGAGCTGCTGCCAATGCTGCCTTGGTGACACCGGAGAATAATCCTCCGGAGGGACACGACGGAGACGCTGGAAACTCGAACGGCATTTGGCCCGGTTCTTCCAATAGAACAATCGGTGCTTCAAGCAGGTCCTACAGCTCTTCAATGAATGATTTTTTTCCGAGTGGATACAGTAGCAGGGGTTTTCCGAGTATGCCGTTTTCGAATGGGGCTGTTGATCAATTTCATCAACGAAATTCGGGTGTAGGAGGTGGTTCGAGTTTACCGGTGGCGGCGGGGttgaataatattaataataacaacaatagcGTTGGAGGGCGTTCTTATCTGTTCCATGATTTGCGAGGAAAGGTTGTGATGATGGCTAAGGATCAGAACGGAAGCAGGATTTTGCGGCAGAAGTTGGAAAGATTGACCCCTCAGGAGGTTTCTTTGGCGTTCTTGGAGATGATAAATCATTTTGCTGAGTTGATGGTTGATCCTTGTGGGAgcaaagttgttcttgatattcTTAAACTTATCAGGGAACAACAGAGGACCCTCATCATCATGATGATAACCAAAGTTAATTTACAGCTTGTTGAAATATGCCTTAACCCTCATGG GTCCTGCACTGTTGAGAAATTATTGGAACATGTTACCAACCAGGAGCAACGAGCCCTTATTGTGAGAGGTTTAAGACCTGGTGCTGTTTCATTGGCTACTGATACACATGGTCATAGGGTACTTATGTATTGTCTTAAGCATTTTTCTCATGAAGAGAGTAAG TATCTTCTAAGCGAACTTGCAAATCACCTCTTTGGGATCGCGACAGATAAGACCGGTTGTTGTGTGATACAAGAATGTGTAAAATATGCACATGGACAACTCAAACTGCAACTGATTGCTGAGATTATATTGAATGCTCAACAACTATCCGAAGACTCTTACGG TAACTATGTTGTACAACATTTATTGGGTTTGCAAATACCAGCAGTGACAGAAAGTCTAATGAGACAGCTTGAAGGGTCATTCTTTTATCTTTCATGCAATAAATATGGAAGTAATGTTGTGGAGAAGTTCTTTCAGTGCTCGGAAGAACAGAATGCGGCACGTATTACTGTGGAGTTGCTCTGCCACCCAAATGTAGCAATGCTTCTTGTAGATCCCTATGGAAATTATGTTATACAATCGGCTCTGGTGATGTCCAAG GATCCTATTAGAAGTTCCATATTGCTGCTGATCCAACAGAATTATCCAATGATGCGTAGCAATGTCTATGGCCAAAAGATTCTTGAGAGGTTTGACAGAGGCAAAATACGCGCACACAATAAACATCACAACTATGAGTAG